One segment of Variovorax paradoxus DNA contains the following:
- a CDS encoding VOC family protein, translated as MTVKRMDNVLIVVDDLEAVKAFFLELGLALEGQTTVEGPDVGRLIGLGDVRATLAMLRTPDGQGIELDKFHTPDAVRFGPVDAPVNALGLRRIMFAVDGIDAVVARMQAHGAELIGQMQYGASYRLAYIRGPEGIIVGLAEQLG; from the coding sequence ATGACAGTCAAGCGAATGGACAACGTGCTGATCGTTGTCGACGATCTCGAAGCGGTGAAGGCCTTCTTCCTCGAACTGGGCCTCGCGCTCGAGGGCCAGACCACGGTGGAAGGGCCCGATGTCGGGCGCCTCATCGGACTCGGCGATGTCCGGGCGACCCTGGCGATGCTGCGTACGCCCGATGGGCAGGGCATCGAGCTGGACAAGTTCCACACGCCCGATGCGGTCCGGTTCGGCCCCGTCGATGCGCCGGTGAATGCCCTGGGTCTTCGTCGCATCATGTTCGCGGTCGATGGCATCGATGCCGTCGTCGCGCGGATGCAGGCACATGGCGCGGAACTCATCGGCCAGATGCAGTACGGCGCATCGTACCGGCTTGCCTACATTCGCGGACCCGAGGGCATCATCGTCGGGCTTGCCGAGCAACTCGGCTGA
- a CDS encoding dihydrofolate reductase family protein — protein MRQLKIMEHTSLDGVIQTSGEDGFPLADWTAPYRTPAGRDEVFAVQGGRFDLLLGRRTYDIWSGYWPKAPGGPMSDALNAATKHVATHRPESLEWGPFEGIGPDIVESVRRIKSQDGPDLVLWGSSTLTSTLLANGLADEMVLIVYPVLLGTGKRLFAEGTPPRTFELAGTKAMPSGLILSTYRFAGPVKTGQ, from the coding sequence ATGAGACAACTGAAGATCATGGAGCACACGTCGCTCGACGGCGTGATACAGACCTCCGGCGAAGACGGCTTCCCCCTTGCCGACTGGACCGCCCCCTACCGGACCCCTGCGGGCCGCGACGAGGTCTTCGCCGTGCAAGGCGGGCGCTTCGACCTGCTGCTGGGCCGCCGCACCTACGACATCTGGTCGGGCTACTGGCCGAAGGCGCCGGGCGGCCCGATGTCCGACGCGTTGAATGCGGCGACCAAGCATGTCGCGACCCATCGCCCGGAAAGTCTCGAATGGGGTCCGTTCGAGGGTATCGGACCCGACATCGTCGAGAGCGTTCGGCGCATCAAGTCGCAGGACGGTCCCGACCTTGTGCTGTGGGGCAGCTCCACGCTGACGTCGACGCTGCTCGCGAACGGGCTGGCGGACGAAATGGTCCTGATCGTGTATCCGGTCCTGCTGGGCACAGGCAAGCGCCTCTTCGCGGAAGGCACCCCGCCGCGCACGTTCGAGCTTGCCGGCACCAAGGCCATGCCATCCGGCCTCATTCTGAGCACCTACCGGTTCGCCGGGCCCGTGAAGACCGGACAGTGA
- a CDS encoding sugar ABC transporter substrate-binding protein yields MFGTRSILAMAAMSLVAVAASAADQPVIGLVTKTETNPFFVKMKEGAQEEAKKQGAKLLSGAGKADGDNAGQITAMENMIAAGAKTILITPSDAKAIVPAIKKARDKGVMVIALDSPADPPDATDALFATNNYTAGVLIGEYAKAAMAGKPAKIVALDLLPGHPVGAQRHNGFMKGFGLAANDAKSNELSKAPEIVCMADSYGDQAKAQTVMENCLQKAPDVNLVYTINEPAAAGAYNALKRAGKEKGVLIVSVDGGCQGIKDTNAGIIAATSQQYPLKMAAMGVAAGVEFAKTGKKASGYVDTGVTLIAGKSVAGVDSKDTKTGADLCWGKK; encoded by the coding sequence ATGTTCGGCACCCGTTCCATCCTGGCCATGGCGGCCATGTCCCTCGTCGCAGTGGCCGCATCCGCCGCCGACCAGCCGGTGATCGGTCTCGTGACCAAGACCGAGACCAACCCCTTCTTCGTGAAGATGAAAGAGGGCGCACAGGAAGAGGCCAAGAAGCAGGGCGCGAAGCTGCTGTCGGGCGCGGGCAAGGCCGACGGCGACAACGCGGGCCAGATCACCGCGATGGAAAACATGATCGCGGCCGGTGCCAAGACCATCTTGATCACGCCGAGCGACGCCAAGGCGATCGTGCCGGCCATCAAGAAGGCGCGCGACAAGGGCGTGATGGTGATCGCGCTCGACAGCCCGGCCGATCCGCCGGATGCGACCGATGCGCTGTTCGCCACCAACAACTACACGGCCGGCGTGCTGATCGGCGAATACGCCAAGGCGGCAATGGCGGGCAAGCCCGCGAAGATCGTCGCGCTCGACCTGCTGCCGGGCCATCCGGTGGGCGCTCAGCGCCACAACGGCTTCATGAAGGGCTTCGGGCTGGCGGCCAACGACGCCAAGTCGAACGAGCTGTCGAAGGCGCCCGAGATCGTCTGCATGGCCGACAGCTACGGCGACCAGGCCAAGGCACAGACGGTGATGGAAAACTGCCTGCAGAAGGCGCCCGACGTGAACCTGGTCTACACCATCAACGAACCGGCCGCGGCCGGTGCCTACAACGCGCTGAAGCGCGCGGGCAAGGAGAAGGGCGTGCTGATCGTCTCGGTGGACGGCGGCTGCCAGGGTATCAAGGACACCAACGCCGGCATCATCGCCGCCACCTCGCAGCAGTACCCGCTCAAGATGGCCGCCATGGGCGTGGCCGCGGGCGTGGAGTTCGCCAAGACCGGCAAGAAGGCCTCGGGCTACGTGGACACCGGCGTGACGCTGATCGCCGGCAAGAGCGTGGCGGGCGTGGACAGCAAGGACACCAAGACCGGCGCCGACCTGTGCTGGGGCAAGAAGTAA
- a CDS encoding DUF6194 family protein, translating to MTEDTLTQHIIDMLAGGHFTLANDDTFFFHDAGNRFPFATIVTKDNEFDNASNLDRPGVFRLNIGVGKETFQALFGEATSEHAPVDPMALDTLMPHPACGKTYWVSVINPSAQTFEKVKPLLAEALELARTRKAG from the coding sequence ATGACAGAAGACACCCTCACGCAACACATCATCGACATGCTCGCCGGCGGCCACTTCACGCTGGCGAACGACGACACCTTCTTCTTTCACGACGCGGGCAACAGGTTTCCGTTCGCGACGATCGTGACGAAGGACAACGAATTCGACAACGCCTCCAACCTGGACCGCCCCGGTGTGTTCCGGTTGAACATCGGCGTGGGCAAGGAGACCTTCCAGGCGCTGTTCGGCGAGGCGACGAGCGAACACGCCCCGGTCGACCCGATGGCGCTCGACACGCTGATGCCGCACCCCGCCTGCGGCAAGACGTACTGGGTGAGCGTGATCAACCCGAGCGCGCAGACCTTCGAGAAAGTGAAGCCGCTGCTCGCCGAGGCGCTCGAGCTCGCAAGAACGCGAAAGGCCGGCTAA
- a CDS encoding ABC transporter permease codes for MAKSAKHHIPWGALGPWLALLGACIFFATQSDRFLTGGNLSLILQQVMVVGVIAIGQTLIILTAGIDLSCGMVMALGGIIMSKFATELGLPAPVAILCGIGVTTLFGLLNGLLVTRIKLPPFIVTLGTLNIAFAITQLYSSSQTITDLPGGLTGLGTTFAIGGAEVAWGSVLMVALYLLAWFVLRETGAGRHIYAVGNNAEATRLVGIPTQRVLLGVYVAAGVLYGIASLLSVARTGVGDPNAGQTENLDAITAVVLGGTSLFGGRGVVLGSLIGVLIVGVFRNGLTLMGVSSIYQVLVTGVLVILAVAADQLSRRGAR; via the coding sequence ATGGCGAAATCCGCAAAGCACCACATCCCGTGGGGCGCCCTGGGGCCGTGGCTGGCCCTGCTCGGCGCGTGCATCTTCTTCGCGACCCAGTCCGACCGCTTCCTCACGGGGGGCAACCTGTCGCTGATCCTGCAGCAGGTGATGGTGGTGGGCGTGATCGCCATCGGCCAGACGCTCATCATCCTCACGGCGGGCATCGACCTGTCGTGCGGCATGGTGATGGCGCTGGGCGGGATCATCATGAGCAAGTTCGCGACCGAACTGGGCTTGCCCGCACCCGTTGCCATCCTGTGCGGCATCGGGGTGACGACGCTGTTCGGGCTGCTCAACGGCCTGCTGGTCACGCGCATCAAGCTGCCGCCCTTCATCGTGACGCTGGGCACGCTCAACATCGCCTTCGCGATCACGCAGCTGTACTCGTCGTCGCAGACCATCACCGACCTGCCCGGCGGCCTCACGGGCCTGGGCACCACCTTCGCCATCGGCGGCGCCGAGGTGGCCTGGGGTTCGGTGCTGATGGTGGCGCTCTATCTGCTCGCCTGGTTCGTGCTGCGCGAGACGGGCGCGGGCCGGCATATCTATGCGGTGGGCAACAACGCGGAAGCCACGCGGCTGGTGGGCATTCCCACGCAGCGCGTGCTGCTGGGCGTGTACGTGGCCGCAGGCGTGCTGTATGGCATTGCGTCGCTGCTGTCCGTGGCGCGCACCGGCGTGGGCGACCCCAACGCAGGCCAGACCGAAAACCTCGACGCCATCACCGCAGTGGTGCTCGGCGGCACCAGCCTGTTCGGCGGGCGCGGCGTGGTGCTGGGTTCGCTCATCGGCGTGCTGATCGTCGGCGTGTTCCGCAACGGGCTCACGCTGATGGGCGTGTCGTCGATCTACCAGGTGCTGGTGACGGGCGTGCTGGTCATCCTCGCGGTTGCGGCCGACCAACTCTCCAGACGCGGAGCACGCTGA
- a CDS encoding ROK family transcriptional regulator produces MPDAGAPVRVPDRAPDLLRPRGSNQVGMRQFNERTVLQALRVHTSLPKADLARLTGLSAQTIGLITARLEEDGLIVKQSRVRGRIGQPSVPLALNPDGAFSIGIKVGRRGAEWLLIDFTAQVRERHAISYDFPDAEELLPAIARHIHRLRDGLGPLAVRSVGAGLAAPFQLGGWHRTLGLSKAQADLWNGMDLAAEVRARTDVPVSFARDTVAACVAELVGGRGHDLKSFLYIFVDTFVGGGLVINSHLHTGMHGNAGALASLPMQPPGHGGTLPMQLMAQASLWELEQRLSAEGLDAMAAYDERALQPPHAAITQAWLDSASQALAHAIVSGTAMLDLTDVVVDGSMSRVLLQALLDRTRAALDQCNWEGLWQPQLHGGRAGAQACALGGAMLPLHANFAPGHDVFLKAA; encoded by the coding sequence ATGCCTGATGCCGGCGCTCCTGTGCGCGTGCCCGACCGTGCCCCGGACCTGTTGCGTCCGCGCGGCTCCAACCAGGTCGGCATGCGGCAGTTCAACGAACGCACGGTGCTGCAGGCGCTGCGCGTTCACACCAGCCTGCCCAAGGCCGACCTGGCGCGGCTCACCGGCCTCAGCGCGCAGACCATCGGGCTCATCACGGCGCGGCTGGAAGAAGACGGGCTCATCGTCAAGCAGAGCCGCGTGCGCGGTCGCATCGGCCAGCCATCGGTGCCGCTGGCGCTGAACCCCGACGGCGCGTTCTCCATCGGCATCAAGGTGGGGCGGCGCGGCGCCGAATGGCTGCTGATCGACTTCACCGCGCAGGTGCGCGAGCGGCACGCCATCAGCTACGACTTTCCCGACGCTGAAGAACTGCTGCCCGCCATCGCACGGCACATCCACCGCCTGCGCGACGGGCTCGGCCCGCTGGCCGTGCGCAGCGTGGGCGCGGGGCTGGCTGCGCCGTTCCAGCTCGGCGGCTGGCACCGCACGCTGGGCCTGTCGAAGGCGCAGGCCGACCTGTGGAACGGGATGGACCTGGCGGCCGAGGTGCGCGCGCGCACCGACGTGCCGGTGAGCTTCGCGCGAGACACCGTGGCCGCCTGCGTGGCCGAACTCGTGGGCGGGCGCGGCCACGACCTGAAGAGCTTCCTGTACATCTTCGTCGACACCTTCGTGGGCGGCGGGCTGGTCATCAACTCGCACCTGCATACCGGCATGCACGGCAACGCGGGCGCGCTCGCGTCGTTGCCCATGCAGCCGCCGGGCCACGGCGGCACGCTGCCGATGCAGCTCATGGCGCAGGCCTCGCTCTGGGAGCTCGAGCAGCGCCTGAGCGCCGAAGGCCTCGACGCCATGGCCGCCTACGACGAGCGCGCATTGCAGCCGCCGCACGCGGCCATCACCCAGGCCTGGCTCGACAGCGCGTCGCAGGCACTGGCGCATGCCATCGTGAGCGGCACCGCCATGCTCGACCTGACCGACGTGGTGGTCGACGGCTCGATGTCGCGCGTGCTGCTGCAGGCGCTGCTCGATCGCACGCGGGCCGCGCTCGACCAATGCAACTGGGAAGGGTTGTGGCAGCCGCAGCTGCACGGCGGCAGGGCAGGCGCGCAGGCCTGCGCGCTCGGCGGTGCGATGCTGCCGCTGCATGCCAACTTCGCACCGGGCCACGACGTCTTCCTGAAGGCGGCATAG
- a CDS encoding ATP-binding cassette domain-containing protein — translation MNTAANRKIVMQAKGLVKRYGQVTALDGVDFELREGEILAVIGDNGAGKSSLIKALSGAVVPDEGQILLDGKPVQFRNPLDARRAGIETVYQDLAVAPAMTIYENLFLGRELRRPGFMGNVLRMLDKKKMLQESAARMADLKVGIQSMTQAVETLSGGQRQCVAVARSAAFARHVVIMDEPTAALGVKEGNMVLELIRRVRDRGLPVVLISHNMPHVFEVADRIHVARLGRRAAVLDPKKISMSDTVAVMTGAMTADQLPAEAHA, via the coding sequence ATGAACACCGCTGCCAACCGAAAGATCGTGATGCAGGCCAAGGGCCTGGTGAAGCGCTACGGCCAGGTGACCGCGCTCGACGGTGTCGACTTCGAACTGCGCGAGGGCGAGATCCTCGCGGTGATCGGCGACAACGGTGCGGGCAAGTCGTCGCTCATCAAGGCGCTGTCGGGCGCGGTGGTGCCCGACGAAGGGCAGATCCTGCTTGACGGCAAGCCGGTGCAGTTCCGCAACCCGCTGGACGCGCGCCGCGCGGGCATCGAGACCGTCTACCAGGACCTGGCCGTGGCCCCGGCCATGACCATCTACGAGAACCTGTTCCTCGGCCGCGAGTTGCGCCGCCCGGGTTTCATGGGCAACGTGCTGCGCATGCTCGACAAGAAGAAGATGCTGCAGGAAAGCGCTGCGCGCATGGCCGACCTGAAGGTGGGCATCCAGTCGATGACGCAGGCGGTGGAGACGCTCTCGGGCGGGCAGCGCCAGTGCGTGGCGGTGGCGCGCAGCGCGGCCTTCGCGCGGCACGTGGTCATCATGGACGAGCCCACCGCCGCGCTCGGCGTGAAGGAAGGCAACATGGTGCTCGAGCTGATCCGCCGCGTGCGCGACCGCGGCCTGCCGGTGGTGCTCATCAGCCACAACATGCCGCACGTGTTCGAGGTGGCCGACCGCATCCACGTCGCGCGGCTCGGCAGGCGCGCGGCGGTGCTCGACCCGAAGAAGATCAGCATGAGCGACACCGTCGCCGTGATGACCGGCGCCATGACGGCCGACCAGCTGCCCGCGGAGGCGCATGCCTGA
- a CDS encoding Bug family tripartite tricarboxylate transporter substrate binding protein yields MHLHPNRRHALRALAATLMPSSLGAIAAPGDPSEAAAECVIPAKAGGGFALTCALARDALQAVRPARPPLAQRYLPGGIGAVAFDRIATGRLGGPGTLVAFSSGSLLNLSQGRFGPHPPSAVRWIATLGTDYGVVAVHRDSPWKRLQDLIGALRQDASRIVFGAGGTVGSQDWVKAALLVRAAERDPKAMRFVSFEGGGDALGALQGKHVDAFPGDAAEALQAMAGGAAVRLLAVLSENRFGGALTGVPTAREQGIDLVWPTVRGLYLSADVPEAAARAWAAAFAEATAAPGYAALRERHGLYPFALTGAALDDYVQARIRAYRQLADELGLRRWKP; encoded by the coding sequence ATGCACCTGCATCCCAACCGCCGCCACGCACTGCGCGCGCTCGCCGCGACGCTGATGCCGTCGAGCCTGGGCGCGATCGCGGCGCCGGGCGACCCTTCGGAAGCAGCCGCCGAGTGCGTGATTCCCGCCAAGGCCGGCGGCGGCTTCGCGCTGACCTGCGCGCTGGCGCGCGACGCGCTGCAGGCAGTGCGCCCGGCGCGTCCGCCGCTGGCCCAGCGCTACCTGCCGGGCGGCATCGGCGCGGTGGCGTTCGACCGCATCGCCACCGGGCGGCTCGGCGGACCGGGCACGCTGGTGGCGTTCTCCAGCGGCTCGCTGCTCAACCTGTCGCAGGGCCGATTCGGCCCGCACCCGCCCTCGGCCGTGCGCTGGATCGCCACGCTGGGCACCGACTACGGCGTGGTCGCCGTGCACCGCGATTCGCCGTGGAAACGCCTGCAGGACCTGATCGGCGCGCTGCGGCAGGACGCCTCGCGCATCGTCTTCGGCGCGGGTGGCACCGTCGGCAGCCAGGACTGGGTGAAGGCCGCGCTGCTGGTGCGCGCCGCCGAGCGCGACCCCAAGGCGATGCGCTTCGTGTCGTTCGAAGGCGGCGGCGACGCGCTCGGCGCGCTGCAAGGCAAGCATGTCGATGCCTTTCCCGGCGATGCGGCCGAAGCGCTGCAGGCCATGGCAGGCGGCGCCGCCGTCAGGCTGCTGGCGGTGCTGTCGGAGAACCGTTTCGGCGGCGCGCTCACCGGCGTGCCCACCGCGCGCGAACAGGGCATCGACCTGGTGTGGCCGACGGTGCGCGGCCTGTACCTGAGCGCCGATGTCCCCGAAGCCGCCGCGCGCGCATGGGCCGCCGCCTTCGCCGAGGCCACCGCGGCGCCCGGCTATGCCGCGCTGCGCGAGCGACATGGCCTCTACCCTTTCGCGCTCACCGGCGCAGCGCTCGACGACTACGTGCAGGCACGCATCAGGGCCTACCGGCAGCTTGCCGACGAACTGGGGCTGCGCCGCTGGAAGCCCTGA